A single genomic interval of Streptomyces sp. BA2 harbors:
- a CDS encoding Lrp/AsnC family transcriptional regulator: protein MEELDRQIVQLLVKDGRMSYTDLGKATGLSTSAVHQRVRRLEQRGVIRGYAAVVDAEAVGLPLTAFISVKPFDPSAPDDIAERLAGVPEIEACHSVAGDENYILKVRVATPLELEHLLSRLRALAGVSTRTTVVLSTPYEARPPQV from the coding sequence ATGGAGGAGCTGGACCGACAGATCGTGCAGCTGCTCGTCAAGGACGGGCGGATGAGCTACACCGACCTGGGCAAGGCCACGGGCCTGTCCACATCGGCCGTGCACCAGCGGGTGCGCCGCCTGGAGCAGCGCGGCGTCATCCGCGGATATGCCGCGGTGGTGGACGCGGAGGCCGTCGGCCTGCCGCTCACGGCGTTCATCTCGGTGAAGCCGTTCGACCCCAGCGCACCCGACGACATCGCCGAACGCCTCGCCGGCGTCCCGGAGATCGAGGCGTGCCACAGCGTGGCGGGCGACGAGAACTACATCCTCAAGGTGCGCGTCGCTACTCCACTGGAGCTCGAGCACCTGTTGAGTCGCCTGCGAGCGCTCGCGGGCGTCTCCACACGGACCACGGTCGTGCTCTCCACGCCGTACGAGGCCCGGCCCCCGCAGGTCTGA
- a CDS encoding phosphotransferase family protein, with product MATAPRPRTTTRDPEELTRRLTAWLAARLPGAKATGVRVPESNGMSSETLLFDIEHPQPPLRACALRVAADPAAYTIFPVYDLPRQHRTMRLVAEHTDLPVPRVLWLEEDPGPLGAPFFVMERVEGRVPPDVMPYTYEGNWLHSASDAERAHLEEASIRLIAHLHDQVPVEEAEFLALPGEGSPLRRHVAAQRAYYDWVVDGLPRSPLIESAFDRLEAWWPQDEGEPVLNWGDARIGNVIYDGFDPAAVLDWEMAALAPREVDLGWMVYLHRFFQDLTVSFGQDGLPDFLRRDHIEERYAGLTGHTPRFMDFHTLYAALRHAIVMLRVAYRQVHFGEAAVPEDPDTLILHHASLAAMVQGSYW from the coding sequence ATGGCCACAGCACCCCGCCCCCGCACCACCACCCGCGACCCGGAGGAGCTCACCCGCAGGCTCACGGCCTGGCTCGCCGCGCGGCTGCCCGGCGCCAAGGCCACCGGCGTGCGGGTCCCCGAGTCCAACGGCATGTCGAGCGAGACCCTGCTCTTCGACATCGAGCACCCTCAACCACCGCTGCGGGCCTGCGCGTTGCGCGTGGCGGCGGACCCGGCGGCGTACACGATCTTCCCGGTCTACGACCTGCCGCGCCAGCACCGCACGATGCGGCTCGTCGCCGAACACACCGACCTGCCTGTGCCGCGTGTGCTGTGGCTGGAGGAGGACCCGGGGCCGCTAGGCGCGCCCTTCTTCGTCATGGAGCGGGTCGAGGGGCGCGTGCCGCCGGACGTCATGCCCTATACGTACGAGGGGAATTGGCTGCATTCCGCGAGCGACGCCGAACGCGCGCACCTGGAGGAAGCCTCGATCCGGCTGATCGCGCACCTCCACGACCAAGTGCCCGTCGAAGAGGCCGAGTTCCTCGCCCTGCCCGGCGAGGGCAGCCCGCTGCGGCGGCACGTGGCCGCCCAACGCGCCTACTACGACTGGGTGGTCGACGGACTGCCCCGCTCGCCCCTCATCGAGAGTGCCTTCGACCGGCTCGAAGCGTGGTGGCCTCAGGACGAGGGTGAGCCCGTCCTCAACTGGGGCGACGCCCGCATCGGGAACGTCATCTACGACGGCTTCGACCCCGCGGCCGTACTGGACTGGGAGATGGCGGCGCTCGCACCCCGTGAGGTCGACCTCGGCTGGATGGTCTATCTGCACCGCTTCTTCCAGGACCTGACGGTGAGCTTCGGGCAGGACGGCCTGCCCGACTTCCTGCGCCGCGACCACATCGAGGAGCGCTACGCAGGGCTCACCGGCCACACACCGCGGTTCATGGACTTCCACACGCTGTACGCGGCGCTGCGGCACGCCATCGTCATGCTGCGCGTCGCCTACCGCCAGGTGCACTTCGGCGAGGCCGCGGTACCCGAGGACCCGGACACGCTGATCCTGCACCACGCCAGCCTGGCGGCCATGGTGCAGGGCAGCTACTGGTAG
- a CDS encoding acyl-CoA dehydrogenase family protein, which yields MPERTLQQPVDRQLPTDEARDLFSLVREIVQREITPRAAEEEDAGRFPREVFALLSESGLLGLPYVSEFGGGDQPYEVYLQVLEELAAARLTVGLGVSVHSLSCHALAGYGTKEQQAEHLPAMLGGGLLGAYCLSEPASGSDAASLRTKAVRDGEDWVISGTKAWITHGGVADFYTVLARTGGEGARGISAFLVPGDAEGLNAAVPEKKMGMKGSPTAQINFDGVRVCDARRIGEEGQGFAIALSALDGGRLGIAACAIGVAQAALDEALRYATERRQFGRPIADFQGLRFMLADMATQIEAGRALYLAAARLRDAGRPFSKQAAMAKLMCTDAAMKVTTDAVQVLGGYGYTADFPVERFMREAKVLQIVEGTNQIQRMVIARHLAGPDSR from the coding sequence ATGCCTGAGCGAACCTTGCAGCAGCCGGTGGACCGTCAGCTGCCCACGGACGAGGCGAGGGATCTGTTCTCGCTCGTCCGTGAAATCGTCCAGCGGGAGATCACTCCCCGCGCGGCCGAGGAGGAGGACGCGGGGCGCTTCCCGCGCGAGGTCTTCGCACTCCTCTCCGAGTCCGGCCTGCTCGGTCTTCCGTACGTCTCCGAATTCGGCGGCGGCGACCAGCCGTACGAGGTCTATCTCCAGGTCCTGGAAGAGCTCGCCGCGGCCCGGCTCACCGTCGGCCTCGGCGTCAGCGTCCACTCCCTGTCCTGCCACGCGCTCGCGGGCTACGGCACCAAGGAGCAGCAGGCCGAGCACCTGCCCGCGATGCTGGGCGGCGGACTGCTCGGGGCGTACTGCCTCTCCGAGCCGGCGTCGGGCTCGGACGCGGCCTCCCTGCGCACGAAGGCCGTGCGGGACGGCGAGGACTGGGTGATCAGCGGGACCAAGGCGTGGATCACGCACGGCGGAGTCGCCGACTTCTACACCGTCCTCGCCCGCACCGGCGGCGAAGGTGCCCGCGGTATCTCCGCGTTCCTGGTGCCGGGCGACGCCGAAGGCCTGAACGCGGCGGTGCCCGAGAAGAAGATGGGCATGAAGGGCTCGCCCACCGCTCAGATCAACTTCGACGGGGTGCGGGTCTGTGACGCCCGCCGCATCGGCGAGGAGGGCCAGGGCTTCGCGATCGCGCTCTCCGCGCTCGACGGCGGGCGGCTCGGCATCGCGGCCTGTGCGATCGGCGTGGCGCAGGCGGCGCTCGACGAGGCGCTTCGATATGCCACCGAGCGGCGGCAGTTCGGGCGGCCGATCGCGGACTTCCAGGGCCTTCGGTTCATGCTCGCGGACATGGCGACGCAGATCGAGGCGGGCCGGGCGCTCTATCTGGCCGCGGCGCGGCTGCGCGACGCGGGCAGGCCGTTCTCCAAGCAGGCGGCCATGGCCAAGCTGATGTGCACGGACGCCGCGATGAAGGTCACGACGGACGCCGTGCAGGTCCTCGGCGGCTATGGCTACACCGCGGACTTCCCCGTGGAGCGCTTCATGCGCGAGGCCAAGGTGCTGCAGATCGTCGAGGGGACCAATCAGATCCAGCGGATGGTCATCGCCCGTCACCTCGCGGGTCCCGACTCGCGCTGA
- a CDS encoding glycoside hydrolase family 18 protein, which translates to MLRPHLPRARFRALIATACCAVLGAGLLAGAGSAAAEQDKDSATKAAAGSKVVGYFTEWGVYDRNYHVKNIETSGSAGKLTHINYAFGNVQGGKCTMGDAYAATDKAYTADQSVDGVADTWDQDLRGNFNQLRKLKKAHPDLKVLWSFGGWTWSGGFTEAAKNPAAFAQSCYDLVENSKWADVFDGIDIDWEYPGACGLTCDTSGRAAYKDLMSAVRSKFGGDNLVTAAIPADAEDGGKIDAADYAGAAQYVDWYNPMTYDYFGAWEAKGPTAPHSPLKTYEGAPKANWNTDATILKLQGLGVPSEKLLLGIGFYGRGWTGVTQKEPGGTATGAAAGKYEAGIDDYKELKAKCPANGTVGGTAYAHCGTNWWSYDTPATIAGKMDYKNQAGLGGTFFWELSGDTADGELIKAIN; encoded by the coding sequence ATGCTCAGACCGCACCTCCCCCGCGCCCGGTTCCGGGCGCTCATCGCCACCGCGTGTTGCGCCGTCCTCGGCGCAGGCCTGCTCGCCGGCGCGGGCAGCGCCGCCGCCGAGCAGGACAAGGACTCCGCGACGAAGGCCGCGGCCGGCTCCAAGGTCGTCGGGTACTTCACCGAGTGGGGCGTCTACGACCGGAATTACCACGTCAAGAACATCGAGACGTCCGGCTCGGCAGGCAAGCTCACGCACATCAACTACGCCTTCGGCAACGTCCAGGGCGGCAAGTGCACGATGGGCGACGCCTACGCGGCGACCGACAAGGCGTACACCGCCGACCAGTCCGTCGACGGTGTCGCCGACACCTGGGACCAGGACCTGCGCGGCAACTTCAACCAGCTGCGCAAGCTCAAGAAGGCCCATCCGGATCTGAAGGTCCTGTGGTCCTTCGGCGGCTGGACCTGGTCCGGCGGCTTCACCGAGGCCGCCAAGAACCCGGCCGCCTTCGCCCAGTCCTGCTACGACCTGGTCGAGAACTCCAAGTGGGCCGACGTCTTCGACGGGATCGACATCGACTGGGAGTACCCGGGCGCCTGCGGTCTGACCTGTGACACCAGCGGGCGCGCGGCGTACAAGGACCTGATGTCCGCGGTGCGTTCGAAGTTCGGCGGCGACAACCTCGTCACCGCGGCGATCCCGGCCGACGCCGAGGACGGCGGCAAGATCGACGCCGCCGACTACGCGGGCGCCGCCCAGTACGTCGACTGGTACAACCCGATGACGTACGACTACTTCGGCGCCTGGGAGGCGAAGGGTCCGACCGCCCCGCACTCGCCGCTGAAGACGTACGAGGGCGCTCCCAAGGCGAACTGGAATACCGACGCGACGATTCTGAAGCTCCAGGGTCTCGGCGTCCCGTCCGAGAAGCTACTGCTCGGCATCGGCTTCTACGGCCGCGGCTGGACAGGCGTCACGCAGAAGGAGCCCGGCGGCACCGCCACCGGGGCCGCCGCGGGCAAGTACGAGGCGGGCATCGACGACTACAAGGAACTCAAGGCCAAGTGCCCGGCCAACGGCACGGTCGGCGGGACCGCGTACGCGCACTGCGGGACCAACTGGTGGAGCTATGACACCCCGGCGACCATCGCGGGGAAGATGGACTACAAGAACCAGGCCGGTCTTGGCGGCACCTTCTTCTGGGAGCTCAGCGGCGACACGGCGGACGGCGAACTGATCAAGGCCATCAACTAG
- a CDS encoding TetR/AcrR family transcriptional regulator has product MNNSQQRGTGRPADARPQARGTDRSVARRAELITIGRKLFADTSYDALSMDDIAKQASVAKGLIYYYFKSKRGYYLAIIEDSVAELVARAGRHDDLPPVERVHSTIEGYLRYAEHHQAAYRTIISGGVGFDAEVHAIRDGVREALIGAIADGAYGRRDIPELARTALLGWLCSVEGVTLDWIGQRGLPRETVCDLLVRTLGDTLRVIEAFEPSFPAPSRP; this is encoded by the coding sequence TTGAATAATAGTCAACAGCGCGGCACCGGCCGTCCCGCGGACGCTCGCCCGCAGGCGCGCGGCACCGACAGATCCGTGGCGCGCCGCGCCGAACTCATCACCATCGGGCGGAAGTTGTTCGCCGACACGTCGTACGACGCGCTGTCGATGGATGACATCGCCAAGCAGGCGTCCGTCGCCAAGGGGCTGATCTACTACTACTTCAAGTCCAAGCGCGGCTACTACCTCGCGATCATCGAGGACTCGGTCGCGGAACTGGTCGCGCGCGCCGGGCGCCACGACGACCTGCCGCCCGTGGAGCGCGTGCACAGCACCATCGAGGGCTATCTGCGCTACGCCGAGCACCACCAGGCGGCGTACCGCACCATCATCAGCGGCGGTGTCGGCTTCGACGCCGAGGTGCACGCCATACGCGACGGTGTGCGCGAGGCCTTGATCGGGGCGATCGCCGACGGGGCGTATGGCCGCCGCGACATCCCGGAGCTTGCGCGCACCGCGCTGCTCGGCTGGCTGTGCAGCGTCGAGGGAGTCACGCTCGACTGGATCGGTCAGCGGGGTCTGCCGCGCGAGACGGTCTGCGACCTCCTCGTGCGGACCCTCGGCGACACCCTGCGCGTCATCGAGGCCTTCGAGCCGTCCTTCCCGGCCCCGTCGCGGCCGTGA
- a CDS encoding DUF6230 family protein, translating into MSAARTPLPEGRTSWKKTAVVALPAVLAVGAMASVMAEGALAASFAVSGTSFQVSSGKLTSEGLSSYVQTDRDIDGKGHPVALLGIGDATLSDICQAAEVKTPVGNVVFKLTAGGPAGNVTASNLIIDGEDLEGDARFGTAEIGRDASTLDEVPGIKGEKGKFGLQAGDITVSGVKSNAWSATGGNFRLKGMKVDVSIGGKKCF; encoded by the coding sequence ATGAGCGCAGCGCGTACCCCCTTGCCCGAGGGCAGAACCTCCTGGAAGAAGACGGCCGTCGTGGCACTGCCGGCCGTCCTGGCCGTCGGCGCGATGGCCTCCGTGATGGCCGAGGGGGCGCTCGCCGCCTCCTTCGCCGTCTCCGGCACCAGCTTCCAGGTGTCATCGGGCAAGCTCACCAGCGAGGGCCTGTCCTCCTACGTACAGACCGACCGGGACATCGACGGCAAGGGGCACCCGGTGGCGCTCCTCGGGATCGGTGACGCGACCCTGTCCGACATCTGCCAGGCCGCCGAGGTCAAGACCCCGGTCGGCAACGTGGTGTTCAAGCTGACCGCGGGCGGCCCGGCGGGGAATGTCACCGCGAGCAATCTCATCATCGACGGCGAGGACCTGGAGGGCGACGCCCGCTTCGGCACGGCGGAGATCGGCCGGGACGCCTCGACCCTCGACGAGGTGCCCGGAATCAAGGGCGAGAAGGGGAAGTTCGGGCTGCAGGCCGGGGACATCACCGTCTCCGGGGTGAAGTCCAACGCCTGGTCGGCGACCGGCGGGAACTTCCGGCTCAAGGGCATGAAGGTCGATGTCAGCATCGGCGGCAAGAAGTGCTTCTGA
- a CDS encoding DUF6114 domain-containing protein encodes MLLTGGRRAGVRAWGRDGGGWLDKRLPLPEARRVLRRWRRTRPFWGGLLLVLGGAELLLVPLSPLTVLVSLGLGGLAAIGIGLALIAAGIFLWLLPHAHHYVSVNALILSVLSFAATNLGGFLVGMVLGIVGSAMGFGWTAVPEGAEEDPERPKVRDGQGTRTLGVLLPVVIVGATLWGGTPAKAAPDAAVKAAPGEAIVAARTPPTVTTTLFSPQGFLLAGVREIPTADGPLKVMVLKMKAASLTDYRLTTRDGSEELALGADTLDLSGSVTLYLTKFKGCLEGLLCLTFTPDKLPVPPVVPPFVFMTDVQAEQALVTSDLIVAGGLTLKAST; translated from the coding sequence GTGCTTCTGACCGGCGGCCGAAGAGCCGGAGTCAGAGCGTGGGGAAGGGACGGCGGCGGCTGGCTGGACAAGCGGCTGCCACTGCCGGAAGCGCGCCGGGTGCTGCGCAGGTGGCGGCGCACACGGCCCTTCTGGGGCGGCCTGCTGCTGGTTCTCGGCGGCGCGGAACTCCTCCTCGTGCCTCTCTCGCCCCTGACGGTCCTGGTCAGCCTGGGGCTCGGCGGGCTCGCGGCGATCGGCATCGGGCTCGCACTGATCGCCGCCGGGATCTTCCTGTGGCTGCTGCCGCACGCCCACCACTATGTGAGCGTCAACGCCCTGATCCTGTCGGTGCTTTCGTTCGCGGCCACGAATCTCGGCGGGTTCCTGGTGGGCATGGTGCTCGGCATCGTCGGCAGCGCGATGGGCTTCGGGTGGACGGCGGTGCCCGAGGGCGCCGAGGAGGATCCTGAGCGGCCGAAGGTGCGGGACGGGCAGGGCACGCGGACGCTCGGCGTGCTGCTTCCGGTGGTCATCGTGGGGGCGACGCTGTGGGGCGGGACTCCGGCGAAGGCGGCTCCCGACGCAGCGGTCAAGGCGGCTCCCGGCGAGGCGATCGTGGCGGCCCGCACTCCGCCGACGGTCACCACCACGCTCTTCTCGCCGCAGGGGTTCCTCCTGGCCGGCGTGCGCGAGATCCCAACGGCTGACGGGCCGTTGAAGGTCATGGTGCTGAAGATGAAGGCCGCCTCGCTGACCGACTACCGGCTCACGACGCGCGACGGGAGCGAGGAACTCGCCCTGGGCGCCGACACCTTGGACCTCAGCGGCTCGGTCACGCTCTATCTGACCAAGTTCAAGGGCTGCCTGGAGGGGCTGCTCTGTCTGACCTTCACGCCCGACAAGCTGCCGGTGCCGCCCGTCGTGCCGCCGTTCGTCTTCATGACCGACGTACAGGCCGAACAGGCCCTGGTCACTTCGGACTTGATCGTCGCGGGCGGACTCACCCTGAAGGCGTCGACATGA
- a CDS encoding SCO1431 family membrane protein, whose product MTAATATATAQPRATTRTGGPKEDGPKVLEHVLGWTLVVVLAMLVTQTGLM is encoded by the coding sequence ATGACCGCTGCCACAGCCACTGCCACCGCACAGCCCCGAGCGACCACCCGCACCGGCGGCCCCAAGGAAGACGGCCCGAAGGTGCTGGAGCACGTCCTCGGCTGGACGCTCGTCGTCGTCCTCGCGATGCTCGTCACGCAGACCGGTCTGATGTGA
- a CDS encoding M1 family metallopeptidase: MSTHRTHRPYRTPRRRARLALAAAVTVTAALTGTASQAAPSAPGTPSPGAPGLGDPMFPLDGNGGYRVDRYTLDFDWQAPKTPFEATATIRATATQSLSRFNLDFGGNTLHGVKVDGSAARTSRAGDELTVTPKSPIAKGRTFTAKVTYTADPTQTRHRDDAIEDYGWIPTPDGTVVYPQPNGARLIFPANDHPSQRAPITFRITTPKDLTAVANGRLVDRAERPGDRVRWTYDSEQPLSTQLVQLAVGKFKLVDGKGPGGLPLRDVVPEALVEPTAEYRELTPDHLTWLQEKLGPYPFNRYGLLVGDTDLAVALETQTLSLIPKADLLGTKVDAERNMVHELTHQWFGDSVALKSWSDLWVSEGHARFYERMYSEEHGGDSFEAAMKTAYAAHDQWRHDFGAPAEPTEPNLFKRMRYDGSALVLYALREQVGNAKFEKIERAWLSEFRGRTASTQQFIDLASKTAGEDLEAFLRPWLYGSKTPPMPGHPDWVVDPVKG; encoded by the coding sequence ATGAGCACGCACCGGACGCACCGGCCGTACCGGACGCCCCGCCGCAGAGCGCGGCTCGCCCTCGCGGCCGCCGTCACCGTGACGGCGGCTCTCACCGGCACGGCGTCGCAGGCCGCGCCGTCCGCACCGGGGACACCGTCACCCGGCGCGCCCGGCCTGGGCGACCCGATGTTCCCGCTGGACGGGAACGGCGGATACCGCGTCGACCGCTACACCCTGGACTTCGACTGGCAGGCCCCGAAGACACCGTTCGAGGCGACGGCGACGATCAGGGCCACCGCCACACAGTCGCTCTCCCGCTTCAATCTGGACTTCGGGGGCAACACCCTGCACGGCGTGAAGGTCGACGGCTCAGCGGCGCGCACGTCCCGCGCCGGGGACGAGCTGACGGTCACGCCCAAGTCCCCGATCGCGAAGGGGCGTACGTTCACCGCGAAGGTCACGTACACCGCCGACCCGACGCAGACGCGGCACCGTGACGACGCCATCGAGGACTACGGCTGGATACCCACCCCCGACGGCACGGTGGTCTACCCCCAGCCGAACGGGGCCCGGCTGATCTTCCCGGCCAACGACCACCCGAGCCAGCGCGCGCCGATCACCTTCCGCATCACCACGCCGAAGGATCTGACGGCGGTCGCGAACGGCAGGCTGGTCGACCGCGCGGAGCGGCCCGGTGACCGGGTGCGCTGGACGTACGACTCCGAACAGCCGCTGTCCACGCAGCTGGTGCAGCTGGCGGTCGGCAAGTTCAAGCTGGTGGACGGCAAGGGCCCGGGCGGCCTGCCGCTGCGCGACGTGGTCCCGGAGGCCTTGGTCGAGCCGACGGCGGAGTACCGCGAACTCACGCCCGACCACCTCACCTGGCTCCAGGAAAAGCTCGGCCCCTACCCCTTCAACCGCTACGGCCTCCTGGTCGGCGACACGGACCTGGCAGTCGCCCTGGAGACCCAGACTCTCTCGCTCATCCCGAAGGCCGACCTCCTGGGCACGAAGGTCGACGCCGAGCGGAACATGGTGCACGAACTGACCCATCAGTGGTTCGGCGACAGCGTGGCCCTGAAGAGCTGGTCCGACCTGTGGGTGAGCGAGGGGCACGCCCGCTTCTACGAGCGGATGTACTCCGAGGAGCACGGCGGCGACAGCTTCGAGGCCGCCATGAAGACGGCGTACGCCGCTCACGACCAGTGGCGCCACGACTTCGGCGCCCCCGCGGAGCCGACCGAGCCGAACCTCTTCAAGCGCATGCGGTACGACGGCTCGGCCCTGGTCCTGTACGCCCTGCGGGAGCAGGTCGGCAACGCGAAGTTCGAGAAGATCGAGCGGGCGTGGCTGAGCGAATTCCGCGGAAGGACCGCGAGCACGCAGCAGTTCATCGACCTGGCGTCGAAGACCGCGGGCGAGGACCTGGAAGCCTTCCTGCGACCGTGGCTGTACGGCTCGAAGACGCCGCCGATGCCGGGGCATCCGGACTGGGTGGTGGACCCGGTCAAGGGCTGA
- a CDS encoding peptidase C39 family protein, with the protein MDRADDMSRRTVLTAAAAVAALAATASPALASGGLRPAPRAKRPVNNRFWASHADWSAGTAEGTRAVSGARPAVEIAEAAGRTDYADPHTGKTATWEYARWTSPVHRPTVPATEVVASWNARTPTGTWLQVEIQGTYSDKAKTPWYVLGRWASGDDKEKDIRRTSVDDQSDGKSSIWTDTFSIDDTTTGLRLVSYRLRLTLYRKPGATATPTVWRLGAMASAVPDRFTVPASEPGLAKELTVPRYSQETHVGQYPEYDNGGEAWCSPTSSQMIIEYWGRKPTADDLAWVDPSYADPQVCHAARYTFDYQYAGCGNWPFNAAYASTYKDMQGVVTRLASLTELESLIAAGIPVITSQSFLKEELTGAGYGTAGHLMTVIGFTPKGGVIANDPASPSNSAVRRIYKRREWENIWLRTKRYNSTGKVVSGTGGVCYLYFPTKLSTKQKAALADVGIH; encoded by the coding sequence ATGGACCGAGCTGATGACATGTCCCGCAGAACCGTCCTGACCGCGGCCGCGGCCGTGGCAGCGCTGGCCGCCACCGCGAGCCCGGCGCTCGCCTCGGGCGGCCTGCGCCCGGCGCCGCGCGCGAAGCGGCCCGTGAACAACCGCTTCTGGGCCTCGCACGCGGACTGGAGCGCCGGCACCGCCGAGGGCACCCGTGCCGTCTCCGGAGCCCGCCCGGCCGTGGAGATCGCCGAGGCCGCGGGCCGCACCGACTACGCCGACCCGCACACCGGCAAGACCGCCACCTGGGAGTACGCCCGGTGGACCTCGCCCGTGCACCGTCCCACCGTCCCCGCGACGGAGGTCGTCGCCTCCTGGAACGCCCGCACGCCCACCGGCACGTGGCTCCAGGTGGAGATCCAGGGAACGTACTCGGACAAGGCGAAAACTCCCTGGTACGTCCTCGGCCGCTGGGCCTCGGGCGACGACAAGGAGAAGGACATCCGCCGTACGTCGGTCGACGACCAGAGCGACGGAAAGTCGAGCATCTGGACGGACACCTTCTCCATCGACGACACGACGACGGGGCTTCGCCTCGTCTCGTACCGGCTGCGCCTGACCCTGTACCGCAAGCCGGGCGCCACGGCGACGCCCACTGTGTGGCGGCTCGGCGCGATGGCGTCCGCCGTCCCCGACCGCTTCACCGTCCCGGCGTCCGAGCCGGGGCTCGCCAAGGAGCTGACGGTCCCGCGCTACTCGCAGGAGACCCACGTCGGCCAGTACCCGGAGTACGACAACGGCGGCGAGGCCTGGTGCAGCCCCACCTCCTCGCAGATGATCATCGAGTACTGGGGCCGCAAGCCGACGGCGGACGACCTCGCCTGGGTCGACCCGTCCTACGCGGACCCTCAGGTGTGCCACGCGGCGCGCTACACGTTCGACTACCAGTACGCGGGCTGCGGCAACTGGCCCTTCAACGCGGCGTACGCGTCCACGTACAAGGACATGCAGGGCGTCGTCACCCGCCTCGCCTCACTCACCGAACTGGAGTCGCTGATCGCGGCGGGCATCCCGGTCATAACGTCGCAGTCGTTCCTCAAGGAGGAACTGACGGGCGCCGGCTACGGCACGGCGGGCCACCTGATGACGGTGATCGGCTTCACGCCGAAGGGCGGCGTGATCGCCAACGACCCGGCATCACCGAGCAATTCGGCGGTGCGCCGGATCTACAAGCGCCGCGAGTGGGAAAACATCTGGCTCCGCACGAAGCGCTACAACTCCACGGGCAAGGTGGTCTCCGGCACGGGAGGCGTCTGCTACCTGTACTTCCCGACGAAACTCTCGACAAAGCAGAAGGCGGCGCTGGCCGACGTGGGGATCCACTGA
- a CDS encoding uridine kinase family protein, producing the protein MTAHATPAPLSRLAAELLRLPPSCGPVRLVAVDGHAGSGKSTFADRLAEALGGAPVLRLDDIASHDALFDWTERLRRQVIVPLSRGETAHYETYDWHARRFGPGIRTLPPAPVVLVEGVGAGRRALRPFLARLLWMELPRDEAWVRGRDRDGAVQSEFWDGWEPAERRHFAEDPSRPFAQSLVRQWREGYEVLRGPNETAAQSQAITQGDGPEAIR; encoded by the coding sequence ATGACCGCACACGCCACTCCCGCCCCCCTGTCCCGCCTCGCCGCGGAGCTGCTGCGCCTGCCGCCCTCCTGCGGCCCCGTCCGCCTCGTCGCGGTCGACGGGCACGCGGGCTCCGGAAAGTCGACCTTCGCCGACCGCCTCGCCGAGGCCCTGGGCGGCGCGCCCGTCCTGCGTCTCGACGACATCGCGAGCCATGACGCGCTGTTCGACTGGACGGAACGGCTGCGGCGGCAGGTCATCGTGCCGCTCTCGCGCGGCGAAACGGCGCACTACGAGACGTACGACTGGCACGCGCGCCGCTTCGGCCCCGGGATCCGCACCCTGCCGCCCGCGCCCGTGGTCCTCGTCGAGGGGGTCGGCGCGGGCCGCCGCGCGCTGCGCCCGTTCCTGGCGCGGCTGCTGTGGATGGAGCTGCCCCGCGACGAGGCCTGGGTCAGGGGGCGTGATCGGGACGGCGCGGTCCAGAGCGAGTTCTGGGACGGGTGGGAACCCGCGGAGCGCCGGCACTTCGCGGAAGACCCTTCGCGCCCCTTCGCTCAGTCTTTGGTGCGACAGTGGCGCGAGGGATATGAGGTGCTGCGGGGGCCGAATGAGACGGCTGCGCAGAGCCAAGCCATCACACAGGGTGATGGACCAGAGGCGATCCGCTGA